A window of Primulina tabacum isolate GXHZ01 chromosome 4, ASM2559414v2, whole genome shotgun sequence contains these coding sequences:
- the LOC142543393 gene encoding pyruvate, phosphate dikinase, chloroplastic-like, whose product MEASVGDPSKPLLLSVRSGAAISMPGMMNTVLNLGLNDEVVAGLGTKSGERFAYGSYRRFLDMFGNVVMDISHSLFEEKLEKMKSKSGIKLDTDLTASDLEELVEECKSVYLEAKGEKFPSGMLSPFFKKF is encoded by the exons ATGGAAGCTTCAGTTGGTGACCCCTCGAAGCCTCTCCTCCTTTCAGTTAGATCTGGTGCGGCG ATTTCTATGCCTGGCATGATGAACACGGTtctaaatctcggactcaatgATGAAGTAGTTGCTGGTTTGGGGACGAAAAGTGGAGAGCGGTTTGCATATGGCTCATATAGACGGTTTCTTGATATGTTCGGAAATGTT gtaATGGACATTTCACATTCATTGTTCGAAGAAAAACTGGAAAAGATGAAAAGTAAAAGTGGCATAAAGCTTGATACTGATCTAACAGCCTCTGATTTAGAAGAGCTGGTGGAAGAATGCAAAAGTGTCTATCTTGAAGCTAAGGGTGAAAAGTTCCCTTCCGGTATGCTTTCCCCTTTCTTCAAGAAGTTTTAG